From a region of the Besnoitia besnoiti strain Bb-Ger1 chromosome I, whole genome shotgun sequence genome:
- a CDS encoding radial spokehead family protein (encoded by transcript BESB_008400) has product MTGVDSLLALEGAESYLRKATPEGHSVLEHVSEVLSTLLAQRPPDPYDAFELISESVKQQRDVKQQQVDKPSTAFAEMPLSEAQSTWLMLARKTLRIAAPQDDQRDKGFAYAPDFLLENQLLHWAGYGFSEREAFRISCSIKRLASDTPGLVSIRFWGKILGIENDYWIAEGQLEGEEAARGTGEGDDEEADPRGLGANKHTYWVLRDSAGTGEWEMLPDLLPSHIRTARRCKKLFTGDLDRPVITFPWFAGTERHLLRATIAQISSDTVICPAGLWRPKEEEPNQIEEDPEFEFPPTQELLSLDSWTHSREFINEGGLTMFPEVDEDTDEELYAEIQAKMEQDPILDATRPITEDPELPGGQTAWLCKLAGDCANYGTDGVSYAVVVMKSMRWPGAVTVYQNKKFTNVYVGYGIKAWLNPFFPVAPDDVQEDPEDLEEQPEPQPQDDELSDGASQENDEANEEDDDKEEDD; this is encoded by the coding sequence ATGACGGGTGTTGACTCTCTGCTCGCTTTAGAAGGGGCAGAAAGTTACCTTCGCAAGGCGACTCCTGAGGGTCATAGTGTACTGGAACATGTGTCAGAGGTGTTATCTACGTTGCTAGCCCAAAGGCCTCCCGACCCGTACGACGCGTTCGAATTGATTTCTGAGTCTGTCAAACAGCAGAGAGATGTCAAGCAACAGCAAGTGGATAAGCCGAGTACGGCATTTGCAGAAATGCCACTCTCGGAAGCGCAGTCCACCTGGCTGATGCTGGCACGGAAAACCTTAAGAATTGCAGCTCCTCAAGACGACCAGCGCGATAAAGGGTTTGCGTACGCGCCGGATTTCTTGCTAGAGAATCAACTGCTACACTGGGCTGGGTATGGTTTCTCTGAACGGGAGGCATTCCGAATTTCGTGTTCTATAAAACGCCTAGCGAGTGACACACCCGGGCTTGTAAGCATCCGCTTTTGGGGGAAGATTTTGGGAATTGAAAACGACTATTGGATCGCTGAAGGACAACtagagggggaggaggcagcaCGGGGAACAGGTGAgggggacgacgaggaagcagaccCTCGTGGCCTTGGCGCCAACAAGCACACGTACTGGGTCCTTCGAGACTCGGCGGGGACTGGGGAATGGGAGATGCTTCCTGATTTACTGCCATCTCATATTCGGACGGCTCGACGATGCAAGAAACTGTTCACCGGCGACCTCGACCGTCCGGTTATCACCTTTCCCTGGTTCGCGGGGACGGAGCGTCATCTGCTCAGAGCAACAATCGCGCAGATCAGTTCAGATACAGTAATTTGCCCGGCTGGTCTGTGGAGGCCCAAGGAAGAGGAACCTAACCAGATCGAAGAGGACCCAGAGTTCGAGTTTCCGCCCACACAAGAGCTGCTTTCTCTGGATTCCTGGACACACTCAAGAGAGTTCATCAACGAAGGAGGACTAACAATGTTTCCTGAGGTGGATGAAGATACTGACGAAGAGCTCTATGCAGAAATCCAAGCCAAGATGGAACAGGATCCCATTCTCGACGCAACCCGTCCGATTACAGAGGATCCAGAACTGCCAGGAGGCCAGACAGCGTGGTTGTGCAAGCTCGCAGGAGACTGTGCTAATTACGGGACGGACGGTGTATCTTACGCCGTCGTTGTGATGAAAAGTATGCGGTGGCCAGGCGCGGTCACCGTCTACCAGAACAAGAAGTTTACAAACGTGTATGTAGGCTACGGCATCAAGGCCTGGCTAAACCCGTTTTTCCCTGTTGCCCCAGATGATGTGCAGGAAGATCCGGAGGATCTTGAGGAACAGCCCGAGCCACAGCCCCAGGACGATGAACTCTCTGACGGGGCGAGTCAAGAAAACGATGAAGCAAATGAAGAAGACGATGACAAAGAGGAGGATGATTGA